The following proteins are co-located in the Microcebus murinus isolate Inina chromosome 21, M.murinus_Inina_mat1.0, whole genome shotgun sequence genome:
- the SMIM3 gene encoding small integral membrane protein 3, producing MDAVSQVPMEVGLPKHILDIWVIVLIILATIVIMTSLLLCPATAVIIYRMRTHPVISGAV from the coding sequence ATGGATGCAGTCAGCCAAGTCCCCATGGAAGTCGGGCTCCCCAAGCACATCCTGGACATCTGGGTCATTGTCCTCATCATCCTGGCCACCATTGTCATCATGACCTCCTTGTTGCTGTGCCCAGCCACTGCGGTCATCATCTACCGTATGCGGACTCATCCGGTCAtcagtggggctgtctga